The Porites lutea chromosome 11, jaPorLute2.1, whole genome shotgun sequence genome includes a region encoding these proteins:
- the LOC140952220 gene encoding isocitrate lyase-like — MSLSKFNSVLRICIRNYGFTAIRRDYGPEAVEKLRGSLTIEQTLARRGAERLKQLICSGQGDSYVNALGAMTGGQAVQMAKAGLQSIYLSGWQVAADSNMAGQTYPDQSLYPANSAAKLVERINNALIRADQIAHMEGSDKHIDFFLPIVADCEAGFGGPLNAFEITKAMISAGAAGVHFEDQLASEKKCGHMGGKVLLPTQQFIKVLNAARLAADVMDVPTVIIGRTDAESASLVTSDIDPRDQPFLTGERTAEGFYRSTAGLEQAIARGRSYAPYCDVIWCETGKPNLEEAHMFADGIHSMFPGKPLAYNCSPSFNWKANLSDKEIAVFQKELGKMGYKYQFITLAGFHSLNHAMFKLARDYKEHGMSAYTKIQEDEFAQAQYGFTAHKHQREVGTGYFDQVNMAISGGSSSTTALDGSTEEEQFTENHGHSGKSVASQ; from the exons ATGAGTCTCAGCAAGTTTAACTCAGTGTTAAGAATTTGCATACGAAACTACGGTTTCACGGCGATTCGACGAGACTATGGACCTGAAGCTGTGGAAAAACTCCGTGGCTCTCTGACGATTGAGCAAACGTTAGCCAGAAGAGGAGCAGAAAGACTTAAGCAGCTGATATGCAGCGGACAAGGAGACTCGTATGTTAACGCACTGGGCGCCATGACAG GTGGTCAGGCAGTTCAGATGGCCAAAGCAGGTTTACAGTCCATTTATCTGAGTGGCTGGCAGGTGGCAGCTGATAGTAACATGGCGGGGCAGACATACCCTGATCAGAGTTTGTATCCTGCTAACTCAGCTGCAAAGCTCGTTGAGCGAATCAACAACGCCCTTATCAGAGCAGATCAGATCGCGCATATGGAGGGATCTGACAAACATATTGATTTCTTTTTGCCAATTGTTGCTGACTGTGAGGCTGGATTTGGTGGCCCGCTTAACGCCTTTGAAATCACCAAGGCTATG ATTTCAGCTGGTGCCGCTGGCGTCCATTTTGAAGACCAACTCGCATCAGAAAAGAAATGTGGTCACATGGGAGGAAAAGTTCTTCTACCAACACAGCAGTTTATTAAAGTCCTCAATGCTGCTCGTCTGGCTGCTGACGTCATGGATGTTCCCACTGTTATTATTGGACGAACAGATGCTGAGTCAGCTTCTTTAGTGACGTCAGATATTGACCCACGTGACCAGCCTTTCCTGACCGGTGAAAGAACAGCTGAGGGATTCTATCGTTCGACCGCTGGCTTGGAGCAAGCCATTGCACGCGGACGCAGTTACGCTCCGTATTGCGACGTAATCTGGTGCGAGACAGGCAAACCTAATTTGGAAGAAGCACACATGTTTGCTGACGGAATCCATTCTATGTTTCCAGGAAAACCACTGGCTTACAACTGCTCACCCTCTTTCAACTGGAAAGCCAATCTCAGCGACAAAGAGATAGCTGTGTTTCAAAAAGAACTTGGTAAAATGGGCTACAAATATCAATTTATCACCTTGGCTGGTTTCCACTCCCTGAATCACGCAATGTTCAAGCTTGCACGCGACTACAAGGAGCACGGCATGTCCGCCTACACCAAAATACAGGAAGATGAGTTCGCGCAAGCGCAGTATGGCTTTACTGCACACAAACACCAGAGGGAGGTAGGAACGGGATATTTTGACCAAGTAAATATGGCGATAAGTGGAGGATCAAGTTCAACAACAGCACTGGATGGATCAACAGAGGAAGAACAGTTCACTGAGAACCACGGGCATTCGGGAAAGAGTGTAGCGAGCcaatga
- the LOC140952479 gene encoding uncharacterized protein: protein MAERKGERAGDHTDKCMAAMKEDLAAWMSRILNLMVTAETLLEDLETGVVLCRLANTIQSTGEEFLEYNSFIPRDTFPPCGVTYKERTGFRGSFLARDNVANFIRWCRQLGVADIIMFETEDLVLHKNEKSVILTLMDVARLSVKFGLEPPDLVRLENEIDQEIEEQPDEIMEEPMVRLKKKHKSHSLDDLVYQVLEQCTCPVKFPVLRVAEGKYRMGENKSLIFVRVMRKHVMVRVGGGWDTLERYFEKHDPCKMSERQRRNSVRSPRSRSGSDVIGRSPSSMSISSTDSHDSCGTPVAHGRTASWSSPQSSQLKSPRDPVRRRMTSVSPSRSSSPSSPRLQQRQRRGTLTRDTPPRTIDTQARGRLSRKSKSMQELSSVVVDGRRPSYSNPTTSSMRKQSVTGENSQREGTSTSNGNPGQARRKSSVTSPRKLSGNLGPQGDSPAGRNRLSLSGPVGSPRSGPVQVTRSASFGARPRPMTPVMEPRAKSTMSSRPTRDMQRRASSAMAGRVDSSEDARRGGPIAKRRSSSATPDGKSRVPGSRKPAQNSTEVKQERSRKPSVSKSPSPQPKTTQPVANRKISTESARGRRSLPSTPRERKSSASQQNDQPKHPAKAIAVESKARRCKTPPSSRRDNKLVNQNKEPGSKMMNGKNTAGEKRTKKSSQTNHGEEGINDSEKSTHGMVSLPTALEDNPEVTLNVQSVDQSIDSSDQLDEVGGDYNEDVFSPNETYSQTFALNGGAKTSECSLETDSDFTSDRLSDFTDTDNDFRNQRYSGLSETSSDFSFGTSPAWRLFHSVENVRNNPLESSGEPDVLELGTSPTVKDCLVNLNLQGSVTPTMKRRIFEAAHQIDPKEESPDLSKQTVSDPANKAMFFDVEKYNDRSPDEEEVIVGSPRKLSLVQSLINSIERRSGSSSHAHTTPYKNAAVGTRPTSGATSKHSIDESAVTLRALVSNHETPCARDPKESPTTESIENGTEQRFCTSEEGTVSREHHIGYDVNKNLMNSVPSLRESPKLQQIPGEKPPEGYESKTRKMSREKTRRKEKELDIFPRPQRQFTLEEMIQDMMPTNGESKETEDQRTLSPEPRFQAWL, encoded by the exons ATGGCGGAACGGAAGGGAGAGAGAGCAGGGGATCACACAGACAAATGTATGGCGGCAATGAAAGAGGATCTTGCGGCGTGGATGTCGAGAATTTTGAATTTGATGGTCACGGCCGAGACGCTGTTAGAGGATTTAGAGACAGGAGTGGTTTTGTGTAGACTAGCTAACACAATTCAGAGTACGGGCGAAGAATTTCTTGAGTATAACAGCTTCATACCTCGAGACACATTTCCACCTTGCGGAGTTACTTACAAAGAAAGAACAGGCTTTCGCGGATCATTTCTTGCTAGGGATAATGTAGCGAATTTTATTCGCTGGTGTCGGCAATTGGGAGTTGCagacataattatgtttgaAACGGAAGATCTCGTTCTTCATAAAAACGAGAAGTCTGTTATTCTAACACTCATGGACGTGGCACGATTGAGCGTAAAATTTGGCCTTGAACCGCCAGATTTAGTCAGACTGGAGAATGAAATTGACCAAGAGATTGAAGAGCAACCGGACGAGATTATGGAGGAGCCGATGGTTCGATTAAAGAAGAAACATAAATCGCACAGCCTAGACGATCTG GTTTATCAAGTGTTGGAGCAATGCACTTGCCCAGTAAAGTTCCCAGTCCTCCGCGTTGCGGAGGGAAAATATCGAATGGGAGAAAACAAGTCGCTGATATTCGTCAGG GTCATGCGTAAGCACGTAATGGTTAGAGTTGGTGGAGGATGGGACACACTAGAAAGATACTTCGAAAAACACGATCCCTGTAAGATGTCAG AGAGGCAACGGAGAAACTCAGTCCGATCTCCCAGATCACGTAGTGGAAGCGATGTGATTGGTCGATCTCCCAGTTCTATGAGCATTTCCAGTACAGACAGTCATGACTCATGTGGTACTCCTGTGGCACACGGACGCACTGCATCCTGGTCTTCGCCCCAGTCTTCGCAG CTTAAGAGTCCACGAGACCCTGTGAGAAGACGGATGACAAGTGTTTCCCCTTCAAGGAGCTCTTCACCCTCCTCTCCGCGCTTACAGCAGCGGCAAAGAAGGGGTACCTTGACACGTGACACCCCACCCAGAACTATTGACACACAGGCCCGCGGTAGGCTGTCACGTAAGAGCAAAAGCATGCAGGAATTGAGCAGCGTCGTTGTAGATGGTCGCAGACCGTCCTATTCCAATCCCACTACTTCATCTATGCGGAAACAAAGTGTGACCGGTGAGAACTCTCAAAGGGAGGGAACATCCACGAGCAACGGTAACCCTGGACAAGCCCGAAGGAAAAGTTCAGTAACCAGCCCCAGAAAGTTGTCAGGTAATCTGGGACCACAAGGCGATTCTCCAGCTGGTAGGAATCGTTTGAGTTTAAGTGGACCCGTAGGTTCTCCAAGGTCGGGACCCGTGCAGGTTACAAGAAGCGCATCCTTTGGGGCCCGGCCCCGTCCGATGACGCCCGTAATGGAACCTCGCGCAAAATCAACGATGTCTTCGCGACCCACAAGGGACATGCAGAGGAGGGCGTCCTCAGCCATGGCTGGGAGAGTTGACTCTTCAG AAGATGCACGACGCGGGGGGCCAATTGCCAAACGAAGGTCATCCTCCGCTACCCCCGACGGGAAATCACGGGTTCCTGGTTCAAGGAAACCCGCGCAAAACTCAACGGAAGTCAAGCAGGAGAGAAGTAGAAAGCCCAGCGTGTCCAAAAGCCCTAGTCCTCAACCGAAAACAACACAGCCGGTAGCTAATAGGAAAATTTCAACAGAATCCGCCCGCGGACGTAGATCGCTACCTTCGACACCAAGAGAACGAAAATCTTCGGCCTCACAGCAAAATGACCAACCAAAACACCCAGCTAAAGCCATTGCAGTTGAAAGCAAGGCGAGAAGGTGTAAAACACCTCCATCATCACGCCGCGATAATAAGCTTGTAAATCAGAATAAGGAGCCAGGGAGTAAGATGATGAATGGCAAAAACACCGCGGGTGAAAAAAGAACCAAGAAAAGTTCTCAGACCAACCATGGGGAAGAAGGTATAAACGACTCAGAAAAAAGTACGCATGGCATGGTGAGTTTGCCCACAGCACTTGAGGATAACCCGGAGGTTACCCTTAATGTACAGTCGGTTGACCAGTCCATTGATTCAAGTGACCAGTTAGACGAAGTAGGCGGTGATTATAACGAGGACGTATTTTCACCGAACGAAACATACTCTCAAACGTTCGCATTGAACGGTGGGGCTAAAACGTCGGAATGTTCGTTAGAAACAGACAGTGACTTCACTAGTGATCGTCTGAGTGACTTTACAGACACtgacaacgattttagaaatcAGCGGTATTCTGGTCTCTCAGAAACGTCTAGTGATTTTTCATTCGGCACAAGTCCTGCCTGGAGGCTATTTCACTCGGTTGAAAATGTTCGCAATAATCCACTAGAGTCGAGTGGTGAACCAGATGTCCTGGAACTAGGGACCTCTCCAACGGTCAAGGACTGCCTGGTGAATTTGAATCTGCAAGGGTCTGTAACTCCCACAATGAAAAGGCGTATATTTGAGGCCGCTCATCAAATTGACCCGAAAGAAGAGTCCCCAGATTTGTCAAAACAGACTGTATCAGATCCAGCGAATAAAGCTATGTTCTTTGATGTCGAAAAGTATAACGACAGAAGCCCGGATGAAGAGGAAGTTATCGTTGGCTCGCCCCGTAAATTGTCTCTTGTCCAGTCTCTTATCAACTCCATCGAGAGACGGAGCGGAAGTAGCAGTCATGCGCATACTACACCTTACAAAAATGCTGCAGTTGGTACCAGACCTACTTCTGGAGCCACCAGTAAGCATAGTATAGATGAATCAGCCGTCACTCTAAGGGCCTTAGTAAGCAATCACGAGACACCATGCGCCAGAGACCCAAAG GAGAGTCCTACTACAGAGAGCATAGAGAACGGAACTGAACAGCGTTTCTGCACCTCGGAGGAGGGCACAGTGTCACGTGAACACCACATAGGATACGACGTCAACAAAAACCTCATGAACTCAGTTCCAAGCCTCCGAGAGAGCCCGAAACTCCAGCAGATTCCCGGAGAGAAACCACCCGAGGGTTACGAgagcaaaacaagaaaaatgtccCGCGAGAAAACCAGACGAAAGGAAAAAGAACTGGACATTTTTCCACGACCTCAACGTCAGTTTACACTGGAGGAAATGATACAAGATATGATGCCCACAAATGGTGAGTCTAAGGAGACTGAAGACCAGCGAACTTTGTCGCCTGAACCTCGTTTTCAAGCTTGGCTATGA